One Malaclemys terrapin pileata isolate rMalTer1 chromosome 9, rMalTer1.hap1, whole genome shotgun sequence DNA window includes the following coding sequences:
- the TMEM207 gene encoding transmembrane protein 207: MRRPKAQCLTWLISEIGGLCLTLFQLAESDPKCEPDELCFNYNEESLSAWYVWLLILFFLAMILSCGILFCLQCWLKRRSSFSSRRTLAVFALSDSDSLGVSEASPYAFSGVHAHSPNSALCPSPVLHVGTRGTGSPPSYEEIMKAGKY; encoded by the exons ATGCGGAGACCTAAAGCTCAGTGTCTCACCTGGCTGATCTCAGAAATTGGAGGCCTGTGTCTGACATTATTCCAG TTAGCAGAGTCCGATCCGAAATGTGAACCTGATGAACT ATGTTTTAATTACAATGAGGAGAGCCTCAGTGCCTGGTATGTCTG GTTGCTGATTTTGTTCTTTCTGGCCATGATCCTGTCCTGTGGGATTCTCTTCTGCCTGCAGTGCTGGCTGAAACGACGGAGCAGCTTCTCCTCCCGGCGCACGCTTGCCGTCTTTGCGCTCAGTGACTCCGATTCTCTTGGTG TAAGTGAAGCTTCTCCCTATGCCTTTTCCGGAGTGCACGCCCACTCTCCAAACTCAGCGCTGTGCCCTTCTCCCGTCCTGCACGTCGGCACCAGGGGGACGGGATCGCCTCCTTCCTACGAGGAGATTATGAAGGCAGGCAAATACTAG